The genomic window GATGGGCGTGCCAGTCATTACGGCAGCCGGCCGGACACATGTTTCCCGGGTAGGATGCAGTATTTTGCACCGGATCGGCCTGGATGGCTTGATTGGCGAATCACTGGATGACCTGATCGAAAAGGCGACGGAACTTGCATGGGACAACAGGAGGCTTGTCCTGCTTCGACAAGGGATGCGGCATCGGATACGCGCCTCGACGCTGGTCGATGGCCGGTCGGTGACCGGCAGCCTCGAAGAGGCATATCGGATGATGGTAGAGCATACAACATCAGCAGTAAGTTGAAATAGCAACATCTTGCCCGCATCGACGGAGAAGCGGGCGGGGGGCGAAAGAACGAATCGATGAAGCGATGATCGAAGGATCATCATCCTTGTCGCAGCAAATAGACCGATCCTTGTATCGGCTTCCATGAAGGAGGAACAGACCATGGCTTTAACCATTCGAACGAATTTACCGGCAGAAGTGGCCCAGAAAAACCTGAGCCGTTCCCAGAACGCTCTCAACAGAAGTCTGGAGAGGCTTTCTTCCGGGCTCAGAATCAACAGCGCCAAAGACGATGCGGCGGGCATGGCCGTCTCGAACCGTTTCAGCGCCCAGATCCGCGGATTGAACCAGGCTGTCCGGAATGCAAACGACGGCATTTCGATGTTGCAGACATCTGAAGGCGGAATGCAGGAAGTGACCAACCTGCTGCAGCGGATGCGGGAGCTTGCCGTTCAGGCATCCAACGACACCTATTCGCAGGCTGATCGTGCTTCGATGCAGGCAGAGCTGGATCAGCTCTATTCCGAAATCGACCGGATCGCCACATCCACCCAGTTCAACGGTGTGGGGCTGCTGGATGGCTCCGGTGGCGCCAAGAGCTTCCAGATCGGATCGGATGCCGGGCAGAGCATTTCCGTGAAATTGCAAAGTGTTCGGACAAAGGATCTGCATTTGAACGGCTATTCGGCGCTTGGCGAGCTGAACAGCGGGCGGTTGGGTAGCAGCTTAAGTGCAAGCGGCCTGACCATTAATGGTGTGGCGATAGACGGAAGTACAGCAACCGCCGACACGGCCTATACCGCAGCGACCAATATCAATGCCAAGACCGGCCAGACGGGGGTTACGGCAACTGCCTACAATACGCTTCGCGGATCGGGAGGCGTATCCGGTATCGTGAATGGATTAAAGATTAACGGTATGGATGTCGCTCCATCCGGGTCAATGGAAGAACTGGTAGCGAACATAAACCGGGATGTCGGGGGGGTTACTGCCGTTTTGAACAGCGATGGTTCGATCACGCTGAGCAATGATACCGGGAAAGATATTCTCATTGGTGGGACTGTAACGAATTCGGGCTTGACGGCCAATCGATACCGAGGTTATCTCTCCCTGAGTGATGCCCAGAAAAATCCGATCGCTGTAACGGCGACTACCGATGACAGCAATGGCGTGAAAGCGTTGCACCAGTGGGGCTTCAACATTTCGAACGGCCTGGATGCCTTGACAGGTGGAACGGTATCTTCAAACCTTCTGTCTGCCGGGGATCTGTATATCAATGGCGTGGATGTCGGCGCCACGAAGAGCGCCAGCGCAGCGGACAAAGCGGCAGCCATTAACAGTGTGACGGATAAAACGGGGGTCAAGGCGTCGGCGATTACCTATCAAGAGCTGACAGTCGATATGACCAAAATCGCAAGTATGACTGCTTCAAGTTTGACAATCAACGGAAGCCAGATTGATCTGAGCAGCGCAACATCTTTGGAAGATGTCATTTCAGCGATTACCGATACCGTGAACGGTATCAATGCATCGGCTACGGAAGATGGCAAACTCGTTCTGCAATCGGCATCCGGCTACACCATCAGCGTTTATGATCAATTGGGCTTTACTGGAGTTACACCAGGGGATACGACCGCTTATCTCGGGAAGATTACACTGAGCTCTGAGACCGGTACCGATATTGTAATCAGCGGATCGGCCGCAGATCCGACCACGGCGGCGAAAGCCGGTTTTGTGGAGCAGGGTGGCAGCAGCGAGGCGATCGGGTCCGGTTTGAGCCTCATGAGCTTGGCCAATGCCAACAATGCGATCAAGCGGATCGATGAGGCGATTGACCGGGTCTCATACAACCGGGCGCAGCTCGGTGCGGTGCAAAACCGGCTGGAATCCACCATCAACAACCTGCAGAACGTGGCGGAAAACTTCATGTCGGCCAACGGTCGGATTACGGATGCCGATTTTGCGAAGGAAACGGCGGAAATGACGAAAAACCAAATCCTGTCTCAGGCGGGTGTCGCCATGCTCTCGCAGGCCAAACAAATCCCGCAGCAGGCCATTCAGCTCCTGCAGCAGTAATTTGGACAAACCGACCGAGATCAATCCGTTATCGTGAAAATGTGGGCAGTCGGCATGGGCAGTGGGCTCAGGATCTCTGGCCTGTTTTCATCCTCTGGGGCGGCAACCCTCGCCATGAACATTTATCGTGGAAATTCACATGCCGTGTAGGGGCGACCGGCCGGTCGCCCCTACGGTTCCAGAGATAAGCCTATGGTTTCATCCAAAAGGAAGGCCGGATTTTCATCCGCGGGGCGGCGACAGCCCGGGATTGCGGCTATCGCCTTGAAAAGCAGCCAATCCCGGGTTTGACCAGATTCCGCTTTTAACGTTTTGATATGAAAAACGGATTGCGTCTCATCCCGGGTTTGAAAACCCGGGCTACGATCTTGTCTTCTTTGTTGACGACATTTCGCGAGATGAGCATCGATCCTGAAAATCGATTCAGGTTACAGATCGTTTTGCAGGGGCGGGTTCCAAACCCGCCCCTGCACATCAGGGGGTGGTGCTCCGTGTCATGAGCACTATGATGGCAAATCCCTGAACACCTCCCGCAAATCGATCTTCAATTCTGGCAGAATTCCCACCGTAACGGCATCTTCACTGCAATACACATCCGGTTTTCCGTATTTCCCGTCAGCCAGCAGGCGATACACCAGAAGGATCTTGTCGAGCGGCTGCACGATCCAGTATTCCCGAACACCGAACTGTTCATACAATTGGCGTTTAATGATATGGTCTTTCGATGCAGTTGATGGGGAGACAATCTCGATTACCCAGTCCGGAGCGCCGATGCAGCCATGATCGTCGAGTTTGGCAGGATCGCAGACAACCACGATATCGGGTTGGACGACATGGAAGGAAGCTTCGTCGGGTATGGGGTGTGGTTCGAGGCGAACATCGAAAGGAGCATCAAATACGTGGCATGACCTATCCTGCAGGAAAGAAAAAATATGATATTCCAGATTTCTTGAAATGGTTTGATGGGCGCGATTGGGTGCGGGAGACATGAGAACGGGCTCACCGTCGATCAATTCGTAGCGTTCTTCGTCATGCCACTGCAGGTAATCCGCATAGCTGTATCTTTTTTCGTCGAACTTACGTACCGCTTTCATTGTAATTCCTTCCCAATTTGCATCGGCTTTCCATTACGGTAGAGGCTCCCATTCGGTTTCCCGAAACAATGGGGATATCCCGATACGAAATCATGTTCTTCTCCATTCATAAGTCGAAACCGGAACCTGCGTCAACCGTTTCGATCACAGTGGAAAGTGTCGTCGTTATCTGCAGTTAAGCTGGGAGTGGGTATGAGTTCATTTTGCAGCACGGGATTGTTGTTATCGCTTTTAGAAGCAGCACATCCCGAGTTTAGCGGAATTCCATCATTCAAGTTTTCAGCGGAAAGGACGATAATTCAAAACAAGACCAAGACGCTCTTTGCGATGATCACCCAGGATATTCCTCGCCGCTTGATCGAGAGGGAAGGGTGAGGAAAAAAGATTAAAGGTTTTCCGGAAAGCGTCGATAATCAGATCAAAAGGAAAAACCTTTTCGTTCAAACAGGCAAGACAATTCAACTTAGGGCACTGAGGCCCGAAAACGCCATCATTCAAGGAGGAATGCACCATGGCTATGGCAATCAACACCAATATCCCTTCTCTGAACGCTCAGAGAAACCTCGTCAAGAACCAGGCCGCTCTCAACAAATCCCTTCAGCGTTTATCTTCCGGTCTTCGCATCAACAGCGCCAAAGACGACGCGGCCGGGCTCGCCATTTCCACTCGCTTTACCGCTCAGATCAGAGGGTTGGACCAGGCCGTCCGAAATTCGAATGACGGCATTTCGCTGCTGCAGACCTCGGAAGGCGCCATGCAGGAAGTCACCAATATTCTGATGCGCATGCGGGAGCTTGCGGTTCAGGCATCCAATGACACCAACACGTCATCCGATAGAGCGTCTCTGCAGAGGGAAGTCGATCAGCTTTACACGGAAATCGACCGGATAGCCGGTTCGACCCAGTTCAACGGGATCAATCTGCTGGATGGAACGGGCGGGACCAAGCAATTCCAGATCGGCGCAAATGCAGGTCAAACGATATCGGTCACCCTTGGCAGTGTGAAGACTCGGGATTTGAATTTGAACGGATACTCCGGTCTTGGAGAACTGAACAGTGGTCGTGTAGCAGGGGATTTTAGTGGTAGCGGATTGACCATCAACGGCGTGGCGATCGATGGAGCTACCGCAGCCACCAGTACAAACAATACGGCGTTTGTAGCGGCAACCCAAATTAACAAGAAAACCACGGATACGGGTGTAACGGCGACAGCCTACAACACGTATCGCGGAGGCGCCGGATCGGGAATTACGGGTACCGGATTGACGATCAACGGGGATACAGTGACATCTGCCGGCAGTATGCAAGGTTTGGTGGAGAACATCAACCGGGATGTCGCAGGGGTGACGGCGACGCTGAATTCGGATGGGACCATCTCGCTCAGCAATGACACCGGAAAGGAGATCAACATTGAGGGGGATGTGACCAATACCGGATTTGCTACAGGGACTTATCAAGGCTATCTCTCACTGAAGAGTGCAGATGGTGCAGCTATTTCCATTACGGCTACCAGCACGAACTCAGCGCTTCAGAAATGGGGATTCAATGCTTCGGCGGGTTCAACAACAGTGACCGGTGGGGCGGTGACAACCAACAGTCTGAAGGCGGGAGATTTGGTGATCAACGGGGTGTCTATTGGCGATTCGACCGGATCGAGCGCCGGAGATAAGGCTTCTGCCATCAATGAGAAAACCGCACAGACGGGTGTACGGGCGGAAGCGGTGACGACGAAGGCCTTTCAGGTCACAACCAACATGGGGACAGCCAGCTCCATAACGATCAATGGAACTTCCGTTGATCTGAGTAGCTCTACAACATTGAGTGCTGCAGTGGAGAAGATCAACACCAGCGTAAAAGGCGTTCAGGCAAGCCTGGATAATACCGGGAAACTGGTGCTGACATCTGTGTCCGGTTTGGATATTACGGTTACGGATGCCGATACGAATAAATTTTTCATGTTATCGGGTACGGGCAGTTCAACCGAAACGGTTTACGGCACCATCACGCTAACCTCCCAGACCGGTGCTGACGTGATTATTGGCGGCAAGAACGAGGCGTATGCCGGATTTGTGGAGCAGGGGGGCAGCTCGGATGCTGTAGGCTCGGGCCTCAGTGTGATGACCATCGCTAACGCAGGCAATGCCATCAAGAGGATTGACGATGCCTTGAACAAGGTTTCGACAAACCGGGGTGAGTTGGGTGCAGTCCAGAACCGGCTGGATTCGACGATCTCGAACCTGATGAATGTTTCCGAGAATCTCTCGGCAGCCAACGGCCGGATCGTGGATGCGGACTTCGCGGCGGAAACAGCCAACATGACCAAGTCCCAGATTCTGTCCCAGGCCGGTGTGGCCATGCTCGCCCAGGCCAAACAACTGCCGCAACAGGTGCTCTCGCTGCTGCAGTAATATAAACCCTTCACTCCGGCAGTGATTTTGCATAAGCTTTCCATGGGTGGACAGGAGTTGCTTCTCGCTGCCGGACTTGACAAGTGGGCTGGATTCGAGTCGAACGATTCGAATCCAGCCTGTCGTCAGGTTCAACAATGATCGTGGAATACGGTAGCCCGGTATTTCATTCCCGGGATCAAATGGACCGTTTTCAAACATCATCTGCAGACCAAGGCAATGGCCGGCATCCGATTCAAGTCTTGCGGCTTTTTGCCGATATACCGATCATAAAGACATTGGTCATCATATCGATCGAGGAGGATCGTCAGATGGGCTTTTCAGTGAGTGGACTGGTTTCCGGCCTGGATACGGAATCGATCATCAGCAAACTGATGGATATCGAAAAAAAGCCGATTACCCTGCTGCAACAGCAGGAGGCGTCCTACAGCGTCAAGCTTTCCGCTTACGGCCAGTTGAAAGGACTGTTGTCTGGCCTGAGAAGCGCCGCCCGAAACCTGGACAGCCCGAGCGATATCACCACGTATGCGGCCGCATCGAGCAATTCGGCCGTGCTGACCGCGGATGCCGAGACATCGGCGGTGAAAGGGACTTACAGCATTACCGTGCAGAGTGTCGCCGACGTTCAGAAACTCAAAAGCCAGGGCTTCGGTGCAACGGAGGCGATCGGCGAGGGGACCATCCATCTGAAGCTGGGCTCGGGAACATCGACGGATATTGCCGTTGGTGCATCCGATACCATCGGCAGCATCGCATCGAAGATCAATGACCAAAAGCTCGGGATTACGGCGTCGGTCATCAGCGACGGAACGCAGTCCTACCTGACCCTGACGAGTCAGAAAACAGGCGAAGCCAATGTCATCGATTTGACGGTGACGGAGGCCGGCACCTCGGATCCGGCGGATCCGCTGAATCTCGATACGACAGGCCTGTCCCGGCTGGTGTATCAGAAAGGCGCAACGGAAAACCTTACCCAGACCCAGGCGGCGGCGGATGCGCTGCTTTCGGTCGATGGCGTGGACAACATCAAACGATCTTCCAACACCATCGACGATGTCATCCCGGGTGTTACCCTCTATCTTCACGACAAGGCGCCGAGCGACCCGCTGAAGCTGACCATTTCGAGAAGCGATAACCTGCTGACGAGCCGGGTCAATGCCTTTATCGATGCCTACAACCAGTTGGCCGATTATCTGAAGCAGGCGCAATTGTATGATCCGGCGACAAAAGAGACCGGATCGCTGTTTGCCGACGCCACAACCCGAAACATCGATACGACCGTCAAGGGCCTCATCGCAAGGACCGTTCCGGGGGGAACCTCCGGTTTCAGCCGACTGGCGGAGTTGGGGATCACCACAAACGATGACGGTCATCTTGAAATGAATTCAGCGACATTCAGTGCCAGGCTTTCTGAAAATTTCGATGCCGTATCTTCTTTTTTTACAAAGCTCGACACCGGCGCCGAAGGGTTTGCGGTAAAAGTGGGGAATACGGTCGATTCGATGCTGAGCGCGACAAACGGTATCCTGACGACCCGAACGGATGGGGTGCAGAAATCGATCGACAGTCTCGAGGCGCAGATTACGCGACTCAATGATCGGGCAACCAATACACAGGATCGGCTCAAGAAGCAATTTACATCGCTTGAAGTGGTTTTAGGACAATATCAGGGGCTTTCGGATTCACTGACCCAGCAGCTTTCGGCTCTGGAAAACCTGAACAGTGCGGTTTCGAAAAAATAGAGGCAACGGTAGCGAGCGGAAGCCGGTTCTACCAAAGCAGGATTTGAACAGATATTGGACAGATCGCAAGCAGATCATTCGTTCATAGAGGGAGGAAACGCAATGGCATACGCAGGGTTGGGTGCATACAGCAAAGTGGCTACGGCAGTGGAGAGCAAGGAGCGGATCTTGTTGAAGCTTCTGGAAGGAGCCATTCGTTTTCTGGGTTTCGCCCGAAACGGTCTGGAGCTTGAAAACCCCAGAATCAAGGGTGAGAGCATCTCCCGGGTGATCGATATTCTGACGGAACTGGACTGCGCGCTTGACCGGGAAGTCGGTGGAGAGCTTGCCCAGAATCTTTCCGCGCTGTATCGGTACATGATGTACCGGTTGACGATTGCCAATCTGCGGAACGATGCGGGCATTCTCGATGAAGTGGAAACAGTGATTGCACAGATCAAGGAAGGATTCGAAGGGGCCATGAATCAGCGGCCCGCAGCGCCTGCGGCATCTGCAGCAGCCAGCGCCTATGCCCAGCCCACGAAGGGATTGAGTGTTGCGGCATGATGTTGCAGGCGCATCAGGGAATGTTATCCGGCTTCGAATGGATCGAGGCCGATCGTGTTCGTCAGGGAGGACGATATGGAAGCGATTCAAGTTACCAGAACACAGCGGTATCAGACCGGTTTTACGGATGTGCTGAACCTTGGCTATCCCCAGGGTTCAAACCAGCAGAATCCGAAAGTCGATCCTGTGGAAAAAATTTCGGCGATTCAGGCTCAGCAGGAGAACGCCAAAAATTCCGATCGGGATCAAGCATTACAGCAATTGAGAGACAAACTCGGACAAAACCTCGATAAATTGCAAAGCGTTGGCCTGCAGTTTACCCAGCACAAGGGAACGGGCAGGACGGTGATCCGGGTGGTGGAGGAGAAAACCGGGAAGGTCATCCGGGAAATTCCAGAGGAGAGTTTTCTCGATGTGGTGGCGAAACTGGATCAGATGATCGGTATCCTCTTCGACAAGCAGGCATGATCACACATGAAGGGGGGAGGATGGGCCGAACCGGAATACCGCGCTCGGGGGGAGGTCACAGAACGACGGACCTTTCTTGAAGGGTGTGCGCAAAGATTATTTGACCTTGGATGAATATCGGGTTATTAGTGTATGCCATGAACGCGATGCGCCGATTGCCTGCGACAGGAGCCTGCCGAAGGATGCCATGTTCGGTATCAGGGTGTTCCGGAAATGGCATAAGTGCTTTCAAATGCTTCCCCCAGACAATTCAGGGGGAATATCCGGCAGGCAATGGACTGGAATCATGATCCGAATCGATCTCGATAAGGCCAAACCCGGGATGGTCCTCGCCAAACCCGTGAACAACCTTCAGGAAATGCTGCTTCTGAAGGAACGGGTCCAGTTGACGGAGCGAAACATTCAGATGCTGCGCGCCTGGGGTGTCGGTGAAATCTGGATTGAGGGCGATGCCGATCGCCAGGATGAGGAAAACGCTCCGGATCACAATACCCGGCGAGTCGACATCGATCATGCGTTAGGGGAGAAATTCGCCAATGTAGCCGGCGATCCGGTGATGATGGAGATCATGAGGCTTGCCGGCAATCAATTGGAAAGACGCCTTCTGAGAAGAGACGCGGAGCATGGTACCCCAACATCTTAAGAAAATCATCCAGCGCATTCATGATCTTCCAACACTGCCCCGCACGATTCTCAAGATTTCAGAACTGGTCAACAACCCCAAAACCTCTGCAAGGGATTTGGCCAAAGTCATCACGGACGACCAGGTTCTGACCGCAAGACTGCTCAAGCTCGTCAATTCCTCCTTCTACGGATTCCCCCAAAAAATATCGACGGTTACCGCTGCCATCGTTCTGCTGGGATTCGATGCCATTCGCAATCTGCTGCTGACGACTTCCGTGTTCGATCTGTTTTCCAGCAAATATCGGGAGAACAAGCAATTGCAGGAGAGCTTCTGGGACCATTCTCTCGGGTGTGCCATCGGCGCCAAGGTAATCGGCGGATTTTTGCGCAACGAGCAGATCGAGGAGCTTTTTGTGGCCGGGCTGCTCCACGATATCGGCAAGATCGTCGAACTGATGTTCATGCCTCAGGAATTTCAAAACGCCATTGAGAAGACGCGTACCGAGCCCCTGGTCATCTATCAGGCGGAAGAACAGGTCCTCGGCTTCACCCATACGGAAGTGGGGCAACTGCTTGCCGAAAAATGGAATCTCCCGCCGAAGCTGATCACGATCATTGCGGAACACCACCATCCCGATCAAAACGGACGATATTTTCAGGAAACGGCAATCATCCATATCGCCGATATTTTCTGCCGGGCTTTGGGGCTCGGCTCGGGAGGGGATGAACGCATGCCGCCGCTCGACGCGGATGTGTGGGCGCAATTCCAGTTTTCGTCGCAGGTGATCGATCATTTGCTCCAGGAGATTGACAACGCGTTTCACGATATCAGTTGGGTGATGAATGCCACGAGTCGAAAATGATGGACTCGCGGGAAGGCGGCCCCAGGCCACTACGGCTCGTTTAGTTCAACGGAAAAGTCGGATCCATGAGTGATGAACGATTGGACAATCTGGAGAAAGGGTATCATGCCATTCTGGAGTTCGTGGACAGAATGGAAGAGATATCCCAGCTCCAGGACAGGGTGGATATTACCTCCAACATCAGTCAGATATGGAAGGTGTTTCTGGAGGAAATCCGGCGTGTTCTGCGGATGGATGGGTGTGTTCTGTTCCTTGTGGACGATGCGACCCAGGAATTTGTTCTGAAAAACGCGGCACCCTTGGGTATTGGCGAAACGGCGAAAAGCGAAGTCGATCTTCAGATTGAATGCGGCATGTTTGCATGGGTGATCAAGCGCAGAAAACCGGCGCTGGTCCCGGCTCTGGCTTTCAAGAACAACAAAACCCTCGTGATGTTGCCGCTGGTGACCATCCGCCACATCCTGGGGATGGTTGTCATTGTGACATCGGTGGATGAAAGCCTGATCACCCATGAAAACATGCGGCTTCTCGGCATGTTGGCCAAACAGTGGGCGCTGGTGATGGAGAACTTTCTGCTCTACGACAGGTTGAGGCAAGAGCACGAGTTTTTTCAACGAGCGCAGCATCAGATCCTGCAGGCCGAGAAAATGGCGTCCATCGGGAGGTTGACGGCTGGGGCTTCCCATGAAATACTCAACCCGCTCAATATCCTCTCCGGTAACGTGCAGTTGCTGCAGATGATGATTGACCCATCGGATGAAAAAAAGAAACGCTATCTCGATGTCGTTCAGGAGCAAGTCGAACGGATTGCAGGCATCATCAACAGTCTGTATCGATTCTCCAGACCCACCGAGTCGAAGCAGGGCCTGTTTTCCGTCAACGAAGTGATTGGACGGGTGGTCAATCTGTTCGATCATGAAAAACGGCATGATCATATCCAGTGGAATTTGCGGCTGGCGGAGCATCTGCCGCAGGTTCAGGGGAATCCGGATTCCATCGCTCAGGTTTTCGTCATTTTGTTTTCCAACGCGCGGGATGCCATGCCGAACGGGGGAACCCTGGAAGTCGAAACCCAATTGGTTCGTGATGAAGAGGGCGGACTCGATGGAAATGCCAAAGGACATCTTTCCATCCGAATATCGGATACGGGAATCGGGATACCGGAGGAACATATCCGGAAAATCTTCGATCCGTTCTTTACGACAAAAACACAGGGAAACGGGACAGGTCTCGGGCTTTCTGTCGCTTACGGTATCATCCAGGAACATGGCGGCAGTATAACGGTGGAAAGCAAACCGAATCAGGGATCGACATTTACGATGACCTTGCCGCTGCCGTGAAGCGGTATCGCGAAAATCGCCGACAGCGGGCAGTCGGCAGTGGCCCGGTGGATGAAAGCCGCCGGGGTGATTTTCGTAGAAATGGGCGTCATTTGCCTTTCTTCCGGCTCCTGATTCCCGACTTTCGCAGGAATCGCCCATGTAGCGGAGCTACGCCCCGCTGAATGAAAGTCTCCAGCGCGACTTTTGAAGGAATATGGCGGCATGACAGCAGCCATACGGTACTGCTGACTGCCCACTGCCGACTGCCCACTGCCGACTTTCGCAGGAATGACAGGAAGATATTCATGCGCGGGGGCATCCCTTGCCATGACCATTTTGATTATACGCCAACATATTACCGTTTGATATTTAAAGGAGTGTTTTGATGGGTGACATACAGAAGCTCGATTTGAAAAGCATTGCGGTGAATTCCACAAAACAGGTTTTCAGTACCATGCTTTCCATGCCGATCCAGGAGGCGGGAGGAGTCGACGGCCAAGGCATTTCCGGGAGCCGGATTGTGGGCAGCGTAAGCTTTGCCGGGGATGTGATGGGAAACATCTATATCCACGTTTCCGGAGAATTTGCGAAAAAAATGACCGCCGCCATGCTTGGGATGGAGCCTGATGAAGTCGAAGACGATGAGGAAGTGAACGACGTTATCGGCGAGGT from Desulfatirhabdium butyrativorans DSM 18734 includes these protein-coding regions:
- the fliS gene encoding flagellar export chaperone FliS, which translates into the protein MAYAGLGAYSKVATAVESKERILLKLLEGAIRFLGFARNGLELENPRIKGESISRVIDILTELDCALDREVGGELAQNLSALYRYMMYRLTIANLRNDAGILDEVETVIAQIKEGFEGAMNQRPAAPAASAAASAYAQPTKGLSVAA
- the fliD gene encoding flagellar filament capping protein FliD, which produces MGFSVSGLVSGLDTESIISKLMDIEKKPITLLQQQEASYSVKLSAYGQLKGLLSGLRSAARNLDSPSDITTYAAASSNSAVLTADAETSAVKGTYSITVQSVADVQKLKSQGFGATEAIGEGTIHLKLGSGTSTDIAVGASDTIGSIASKINDQKLGITASVISDGTQSYLTLTSQKTGEANVIDLTVTEAGTSDPADPLNLDTTGLSRLVYQKGATENLTQTQAAADALLSVDGVDNIKRSSNTIDDVIPGVTLYLHDKAPSDPLKLTISRSDNLLTSRVNAFIDAYNQLADYLKQAQLYDPATKETGSLFADATTRNIDTTVKGLIARTVPGGTSGFSRLAELGITTNDDGHLEMNSATFSARLSENFDAVSSFFTKLDTGAEGFAVKVGNTVDSMLSATNGILTTRTDGVQKSIDSLEAQITRLNDRATNTQDRLKKQFTSLEVVLGQYQGLSDSLTQQLSALENLNSAVSKK
- a CDS encoding chemotaxis protein CheX produces the protein MGDIQKLDLKSIAVNSTKQVFSTMLSMPIQEAGGVDGQGISGSRIVGSVSFAGDVMGNIYIHVSGEFAKKMTAAMLGMEPDEVEDDEEVNDVIGEVSNMIGGDMKSRLCDAGFPCQLSIPNITRGSDFQIDSLGWVRHERIGFDRAGDIALIDVYIKSVS
- a CDS encoding flagellar protein FlaG, coding for MEAIQVTRTQRYQTGFTDVLNLGYPQGSNQQNPKVDPVEKISAIQAQQENAKNSDRDQALQQLRDKLGQNLDKLQSVGLQFTQHKGTGRTVIRVVEEKTGKVIREIPEESFLDVVAKLDQMIGILFDKQA
- a CDS encoding Uma2 family endonuclease, which encodes MKAVRKFDEKRYSYADYLQWHDEERYELIDGEPVLMSPAPNRAHQTISRNLEYHIFSFLQDRSCHVFDAPFDVRLEPHPIPDEASFHVVQPDIVVVCDPAKLDDHGCIGAPDWVIEIVSPSTASKDHIIKRQLYEQFGVREYWIVQPLDKILLVYRLLADGKYGKPDVYCSEDAVTVGILPELKIDLREVFRDLPS
- a CDS encoding flagellin; this translates as MAMAINTNIPSLNAQRNLVKNQAALNKSLQRLSSGLRINSAKDDAAGLAISTRFTAQIRGLDQAVRNSNDGISLLQTSEGAMQEVTNILMRMRELAVQASNDTNTSSDRASLQREVDQLYTEIDRIAGSTQFNGINLLDGTGGTKQFQIGANAGQTISVTLGSVKTRDLNLNGYSGLGELNSGRVAGDFSGSGLTINGVAIDGATAATSTNNTAFVAATQINKKTTDTGVTATAYNTYRGGAGSGITGTGLTINGDTVTSAGSMQGLVENINRDVAGVTATLNSDGTISLSNDTGKEINIEGDVTNTGFATGTYQGYLSLKSADGAAISITATSTNSALQKWGFNASAGSTTVTGGAVTTNSLKAGDLVINGVSIGDSTGSSAGDKASAINEKTAQTGVRAEAVTTKAFQVTTNMGTASSITINGTSVDLSSSTTLSAAVEKINTSVKGVQASLDNTGKLVLTSVSGLDITVTDADTNKFFMLSGTGSSTETVYGTITLTSQTGADVIIGGKNEAYAGFVEQGGSSDAVGSGLSVMTIANAGNAIKRIDDALNKVSTNRGELGAVQNRLDSTISNLMNVSENLSAANGRIVDADFAAETANMTKSQILSQAGVAMLAQAKQLPQQVLSLLQ
- a CDS encoding flagellin, whose translation is MALTIRTNLPAEVAQKNLSRSQNALNRSLERLSSGLRINSAKDDAAGMAVSNRFSAQIRGLNQAVRNANDGISMLQTSEGGMQEVTNLLQRMRELAVQASNDTYSQADRASMQAELDQLYSEIDRIATSTQFNGVGLLDGSGGAKSFQIGSDAGQSISVKLQSVRTKDLHLNGYSALGELNSGRLGSSLSASGLTINGVAIDGSTATADTAYTAATNINAKTGQTGVTATAYNTLRGSGGVSGIVNGLKINGMDVAPSGSMEELVANINRDVGGVTAVLNSDGSITLSNDTGKDILIGGTVTNSGLTANRYRGYLSLSDAQKNPIAVTATTDDSNGVKALHQWGFNISNGLDALTGGTVSSNLLSAGDLYINGVDVGATKSASAADKAAAINSVTDKTGVKASAITYQELTVDMTKIASMTASSLTINGSQIDLSSATSLEDVISAITDTVNGINASATEDGKLVLQSASGYTISVYDQLGFTGVTPGDTTAYLGKITLSSETGTDIVISGSAADPTTAAKAGFVEQGGSSEAIGSGLSLMSLANANNAIKRIDEAIDRVSYNRAQLGAVQNRLESTINNLQNVAENFMSANGRITDADFAKETAEMTKNQILSQAGVAMLSQAKQIPQQAIQLLQQ
- a CDS encoding GAF domain-containing sensor histidine kinase is translated as MSDERLDNLEKGYHAILEFVDRMEEISQLQDRVDITSNISQIWKVFLEEIRRVLRMDGCVLFLVDDATQEFVLKNAAPLGIGETAKSEVDLQIECGMFAWVIKRRKPALVPALAFKNNKTLVMLPLVTIRHILGMVVIVTSVDESLITHENMRLLGMLAKQWALVMENFLLYDRLRQEHEFFQRAQHQILQAEKMASIGRLTAGASHEILNPLNILSGNVQLLQMMIDPSDEKKKRYLDVVQEQVERIAGIINSLYRFSRPTESKQGLFSVNEVIGRVVNLFDHEKRHDHIQWNLRLAEHLPQVQGNPDSIAQVFVILFSNARDAMPNGGTLEVETQLVRDEEGGLDGNAKGHLSIRISDTGIGIPEEHIRKIFDPFFTTKTQGNGTGLGLSVAYGIIQEHGGSITVESKPNQGSTFTMTLPLP
- a CDS encoding HDOD domain-containing protein: MVPQHLKKIIQRIHDLPTLPRTILKISELVNNPKTSARDLAKVITDDQVLTARLLKLVNSSFYGFPQKISTVTAAIVLLGFDAIRNLLLTTSVFDLFSSKYRENKQLQESFWDHSLGCAIGAKVIGGFLRNEQIEELFVAGLLHDIGKIVELMFMPQEFQNAIEKTRTEPLVIYQAEEQVLGFTHTEVGQLLAEKWNLPPKLITIIAEHHHPDQNGRYFQETAIIHIADIFCRALGLGSGGDERMPPLDADVWAQFQFSSQVIDHLLQEIDNAFHDISWVMNATSRK